A stretch of Geomonas oryzisoli DNA encodes these proteins:
- a CDS encoding cytochrome c3 family protein, which produces MGKKSLLFLCAFLSVSVALLCWSATTWQLQTKLSNTGGTLQVRDKVPQTTAGIVAYHNFTTSAPVPVTVAANTGYQIASLFRNGVAIPVGNYTSHYLTTFQKSGATQSLVAGFAARQVTVTASVSGPGSITPSSIKVNYGGSAVFTGVPSTAGCYLTSASGGSVTDLNGAPVTLPYSGTVRITAGNVTTPRTVTACYASYSVDAGIDQRAQINGTVRLSGSMVGGGVPSWSQISGPAVSLVGAGTLTPSFVAASTGTYQFRLTQSVSGVAVASATTQVVVVASLVEDMRLGCMGCHAATGVVPAPYVFTGWSSSKHVAAGVSCITCHTDGAMPTPVNSSSVDANTFAYRSGAGSFCLNGSCHQPGITHRTVGMTCSGCHGSYRSHNPATTFGASLNACFTCHGAANSTHYQVRSSLSAADCLICHRPAGHDPAPDAKVTAAHFNGYTSYANPSYALAYVTPLTVCADCHRDGAPKGSADGALLEFRRDWAASGHGIGPAWKNSPYFNWKTAGTAGAKAAQSASVTTDCQRCHSTAGFLKFALYTSIDPVQAGAERYSEPLTCNACHPSGDFAAPRAISPRTGYYNYSGPATGRVQVSASYPDAGRSNICLGCHVGRQAGATVQALSRATAQKSYSSAFWRDLRFVDAHYLSAGGQLYGATGYHYPGLSYDNAGVNHTAIGDTGAGPCVACHLPSSSHTLSVAAGGFTLCNGCHIDGGLVSAGFLQQRRDQFAGSLKALAAALTAKGLPPLTDAGGKPAYPYFAATNWGGRDDGPGNLGAAFNYNLLVHDPGAFAHNPAYVKRLVRDSIDFLTFGSIDRGRDLTPTIEALLPGSADRDNATAFLSLAGSGASACQVCHRGATDPLTGGNIVADYGASKHALSAGGAACVSCHAPSATTIHPNAAPMLKATSDINPKCLNCHPLHPWPSEGICTDCHNGHRLKAVLPAPHLANFSTAQYVTTQVECDRCHYTAAGSNVAKFVLLQEHRDWAQSAKGDYRSPALTSFDFKTMGTPAPVTPATTVQQDCVRCHTTSGFNRYVQSNFADISPFGIPGAAPGGDRTREMIGCAACHATPPFTANYDRWKVGIVDEVTGTRDVRSWYNYSSAATGKIIRSKLFLDSNAYDLGDSNICITCHAGRLAGDVIKQTTTSTTTGAIICSTLPSIVCRLGNNTLADGLVHDFWGSVDFIDPHGGVAANMIYPDNLRPGYEYRAAASTTAHANVGMEAGRGPCVGCHMSSPAGRHAFTALSTATNGVIGAIRSAACSGCHGPTAVALTPSDLQGKKEGYQASLSLIAAQLAAQGIHYNRGKSPYFFDTADEAQQSQATRVTNWNRSAAFRGAQLMGAAFNLRLLDSGSGWVHNGVYAKRLLYDTIDYLDDGLTNHTVAATVQDQTILSYLYPRR; this is translated from the coding sequence ATGGGTAAGAAATCGCTGCTGTTCCTTTGCGCTTTTCTGTCTGTCTCCGTTGCGCTCTTGTGCTGGAGTGCCACCACCTGGCAATTGCAAACCAAGCTGTCCAACACCGGAGGAACACTCCAGGTGAGAGACAAGGTCCCGCAAACCACCGCCGGGATCGTCGCGTACCACAACTTCACGACCTCCGCCCCCGTTCCGGTTACGGTCGCCGCGAATACCGGCTACCAGATCGCATCCCTATTCAGGAACGGGGTTGCCATCCCGGTCGGCAACTACACCTCGCACTACCTCACCACTTTCCAAAAAAGCGGCGCGACGCAATCGCTGGTGGCGGGGTTCGCAGCTCGACAAGTCACGGTGACCGCCTCGGTATCCGGCCCCGGCAGCATCACTCCCAGCAGTATAAAGGTGAACTACGGCGGGAGCGCCGTCTTCACCGGCGTCCCCAGCACCGCCGGCTGCTACCTCACCTCGGCAAGCGGCGGCAGCGTCACCGATCTAAACGGCGCCCCTGTCACCCTTCCCTACTCCGGGACGGTCCGGATCACAGCCGGCAACGTCACCACGCCCCGAACCGTCACCGCCTGTTACGCCTCCTACAGCGTCGACGCCGGCATCGACCAGCGGGCCCAGATAAACGGCACCGTGCGTCTGTCCGGGAGCATGGTGGGAGGCGGAGTGCCATCCTGGAGCCAGATTTCCGGCCCCGCTGTTTCCCTGGTCGGCGCAGGCACGCTCACCCCGAGTTTCGTCGCGGCAAGCACTGGGACCTACCAGTTCCGGCTCACCCAGTCGGTTTCAGGCGTCGCCGTCGCCTCGGCCACGACCCAGGTGGTGGTGGTCGCCTCCCTGGTCGAGGACATGCGGCTTGGCTGCATGGGGTGCCACGCCGCCACCGGGGTCGTTCCCGCCCCGTACGTATTCACGGGCTGGTCCTCATCGAAACACGTCGCCGCCGGGGTCTCCTGCATCACCTGCCACACCGACGGCGCCATGCCGACACCGGTGAACTCCTCCAGCGTGGACGCGAACACCTTCGCCTACCGTTCCGGCGCCGGCAGCTTCTGCCTGAACGGAAGCTGCCACCAGCCCGGCATCACCCACCGTACCGTCGGCATGACCTGCTCGGGGTGTCACGGCAGCTACAGGAGCCACAACCCGGCAACGACCTTTGGCGCGTCCTTGAATGCCTGCTTCACCTGTCACGGTGCAGCCAACTCCACCCACTACCAGGTCAGGTCCAGCCTTTCCGCCGCCGACTGCCTGATCTGCCACCGCCCCGCGGGACACGATCCGGCCCCGGATGCGAAAGTCACTGCCGCCCACTTCAACGGCTACACCTCCTACGCCAACCCCTCCTATGCCCTGGCCTACGTGACGCCGCTCACAGTCTGCGCCGACTGCCATCGGGACGGGGCCCCCAAGGGGAGTGCCGACGGCGCATTGCTTGAGTTCCGTCGCGACTGGGCCGCTTCAGGCCACGGCATCGGCCCCGCCTGGAAAAACTCGCCCTACTTCAACTGGAAGACGGCAGGCACCGCGGGGGCCAAGGCCGCGCAGAGCGCGAGCGTGACGACGGACTGCCAGCGTTGTCACAGCACTGCCGGGTTCCTCAAATTCGCCCTGTACACGAGCATCGACCCGGTCCAGGCAGGCGCCGAACGCTACAGCGAGCCGCTCACCTGCAACGCCTGCCACCCAAGCGGCGACTTCGCGGCGCCGCGCGCCATCTCCCCGCGCACCGGCTACTACAACTACTCGGGGCCGGCGACCGGAAGAGTCCAGGTGAGTGCATCGTATCCCGACGCCGGACGGTCCAACATCTGCCTGGGGTGCCACGTCGGACGCCAGGCGGGGGCCACCGTGCAGGCGCTCTCCCGGGCGACGGCGCAGAAAAGCTATTCGAGCGCCTTCTGGCGCGACCTCCGCTTCGTCGATGCACACTATCTCTCCGCCGGCGGCCAACTCTACGGAGCCACCGGATACCACTACCCGGGGCTTTCCTACGACAACGCCGGCGTGAACCACACCGCGATCGGCGACACCGGTGCTGGCCCCTGCGTCGCCTGCCATCTCCCCTCGAGCTCCCACACGCTCTCCGTTGCCGCCGGCGGCTTCACGCTCTGCAACGGTTGCCACATCGACGGCGGCCTGGTAAGCGCCGGGTTCCTCCAGCAGAGGCGCGACCAGTTCGCCGGGAGCCTGAAGGCGCTGGCGGCCGCCCTGACCGCCAAGGGGCTCCCCCCCCTCACCGATGCCGGCGGCAAACCCGCGTACCCGTACTTCGCCGCGACCAACTGGGGCGGCCGCGACGACGGACCGGGGAACCTCGGCGCCGCCTTCAACTACAACCTGCTGGTGCACGACCCGGGCGCCTTCGCCCACAACCCGGCCTACGTAAAAAGGCTGGTGCGCGACTCCATCGACTTTTTGACCTTCGGCAGCATCGACCGCGGCCGCGACCTCACCCCGACCATCGAGGCGCTGCTCCCCGGCAGCGCGGACAGGGACAACGCCACCGCCTTCCTCTCCCTCGCGGGTAGCGGCGCCTCCGCCTGCCAGGTCTGCCACCGGGGAGCGACCGACCCGCTCACCGGCGGCAACATAGTCGCCGACTACGGCGCGAGCAAGCATGCCCTGAGTGCCGGCGGTGCCGCCTGCGTATCCTGCCATGCGCCGTCGGCCACGACCATCCATCCCAACGCGGCGCCCATGCTGAAGGCGACCTCAGACATCAACCCGAAGTGCCTGAACTGCCATCCGTTGCATCCCTGGCCCAGCGAGGGGATCTGCACCGACTGCCACAACGGACACCGGCTCAAGGCGGTGCTCCCGGCGCCGCACCTGGCCAACTTCAGCACGGCACAGTACGTCACCACGCAGGTTGAGTGCGACAGGTGCCATTACACCGCCGCAGGTTCGAACGTCGCGAAGTTCGTGCTCTTGCAGGAACACCGCGACTGGGCGCAGAGCGCCAAGGGAGACTACCGCTCCCCCGCCCTGACCAGCTTCGATTTCAAGACCATGGGTACTCCGGCACCGGTCACTCCGGCGACCACCGTACAGCAGGATTGCGTGCGCTGCCACACCACCAGCGGTTTCAACAGGTACGTCCAATCCAACTTCGCCGACATCTCCCCGTTCGGGATACCCGGCGCCGCACCCGGCGGCGACCGCACCCGAGAGATGATCGGCTGTGCGGCCTGCCACGCCACGCCCCCGTTCACCGCCAACTACGACAGGTGGAAGGTCGGCATCGTGGACGAGGTTACCGGCACCCGGGACGTCAGGTCCTGGTACAACTACTCTTCCGCGGCGACAGGGAAGATCATCAGGTCGAAACTCTTCCTGGACAGCAACGCCTACGACCTCGGCGATTCCAACATCTGCATCACCTGCCACGCCGGCAGGCTGGCCGGCGACGTCATCAAGCAGACCACCACCAGCACGACGACCGGCGCGATCATCTGCTCCACGCTCCCCTCCATCGTCTGCCGCCTCGGGAACAATACCCTCGCCGACGGGCTGGTCCACGACTTCTGGGGCAGCGTCGACTTCATCGACCCGCACGGCGGAGTCGCCGCCAACATGATCTACCCGGACAACCTGCGCCCCGGGTACGAATATCGGGCCGCAGCATCGACCACCGCACACGCCAATGTCGGCATGGAGGCGGGCAGAGGTCCCTGCGTCGGGTGCCACATGAGTTCCCCTGCCGGCAGGCACGCCTTCACCGCCTTGTCCACCGCAACCAACGGCGTCATCGGTGCCATCAGGAGTGCTGCCTGCAGCGGCTGCCACGGGCCGACCGCGGTGGCGCTCACCCCGTCGGACCTGCAGGGCAAAAAGGAGGGGTACCAGGCGTCGCTCTCCCTCATCGCCGCGCAGCTCGCGGCCCAGGGGATCCACTACAATCGCGGGAAATCCCCTTACTTCTTCGATACCGCCGACGAGGCACAGCAGTCCCAGGCCACCCGCGTAACCAACTGGAACAGATCCGCCGCCTTCCGCGGCGCCCAGCTCATGGGGGCTGCGTTCAACCTGCGGCTGCTCGACTCGGGAAGCGGCTGGGTCCACAACGGGGTCTACGCCAAGCGGCTGCTCTACGACACCATCGACTACCTTGACGACGGACTCACCAACCACACCGTGGCCGCCACGGTGCAGGACCAAACGATCCTCTCGTACCTGTACCCGCGGCGCTGA
- a CDS encoding DUF2304 domain-containing protein: protein MDLTKIASLGLSVGIFCFVVWLVRERRLREKYALLWLCTSVFVILLTVSRHILEVAALAIGIYYPPSLLFLVGVLFLLLVAIGHSVTLSRLSEGNHNLAQEVALLRKQVEDLKEEQKAHKL from the coding sequence GTGGATTTAACAAAAATCGCTTCGCTTGGCCTCAGCGTCGGCATTTTCTGCTTCGTGGTCTGGCTGGTCAGGGAGCGCCGCCTGCGCGAGAAGTACGCCCTGCTCTGGCTCTGCACCTCCGTCTTCGTCATCCTCCTTACCGTGTCGCGCCACATCCTCGAGGTCGCGGCCCTTGCCATCGGTATCTATTACCCTCCCTCTCTGCTGTTCCTGGTCGGCGTCCTGTTCCTGCTGCTGGTGGCCATCGGGCACTCCGTCACCCTTTCCAGGCTCTCGGAGGGCAACCACAATCTCGCCCAGGAAGTAGCGCTTTTGCGAAAGCAGGTAGAGGATCTCAAAGAGGAGCAAAAGGCGCACAAATTGTAA
- a CDS encoding glycosyltransferase family 2 protein — protein sequence MRILAIIPAFNEARNITAVIEDLKSFRGDILVVNDGSTDDTAAIAKSLGAEVVSHPFNLGIGGTVQTGLRYAYEHGYDMAIQFDGDGQHRGDQIFKIVELVQKGEADLVIGSRTLPGGYKMGITRFIGSRIFHCLIRCLAGKAIHDPTSGFRCYGKQTIRLFSRFYTDDYPEVESIITAARNGLRVVEVPVLMRGRLSGHSSITRRKSAYYMLKVTLAMVVDAMRGRDLVGES from the coding sequence ATGAGGATTCTTGCAATAATACCGGCTTTCAACGAGGCCCGTAATATCACGGCAGTCATCGAGGACCTCAAGTCTTTTCGCGGTGACATCCTGGTGGTCAACGACGGCTCGACCGACGATACCGCCGCCATTGCCAAGAGTCTCGGCGCGGAGGTGGTGAGCCACCCCTTCAACCTCGGCATTGGCGGGACGGTGCAGACCGGCCTCAGATACGCCTACGAGCACGGCTACGACATGGCCATTCAGTTCGACGGCGACGGCCAGCACCGCGGCGACCAGATCTTCAAGATCGTCGAGCTGGTGCAAAAGGGGGAGGCCGACCTGGTGATCGGTTCGCGTACCCTGCCTGGCGGCTACAAGATGGGGATCACGCGCTTCATCGGTTCGCGCATCTTCCACTGCCTGATCCGCTGCCTGGCCGGGAAGGCCATTCACGACCCGACTTCCGGGTTCCGCTGCTACGGCAAGCAGACCATTCGCCTGTTCTCGCGCTTTTACACCGACGACTACCCCGAGGTCGAGTCGATCATCACCGCCGCACGCAACGGGCTGCGCGTGGTGGAGGTCCCGGTGCTGATGCGGGGCAGGCTTTCCGGGCACTCCTCCATCACCAGGAGAAAGTCCGCCTACTACATGCTCAAGGTCACGCTGGCGATGGTGGTGGATGCCATGCGCGGCAGGGATCTGGTCGGGGAATCATAA
- a CDS encoding glycosyltransferase family 2 protein, with the protein MRVSVIIVNWNGLGHLPECLESLQEQTFHDFEVIVVDNGSSDGSVAYLKQRPEVRLVPLQENAGFAAGNNAALPYAQGEYLVTLNNDTKAEPDWLEKLVAVADAHPEAGMVGCRILSYQDPERVDSMGMAICRDGMSRGNFRGRRFADLKVEDEAEILFPSACVALYRRSMVDQIGFFDGDFFAYCEDSDLGLRGRLAGWRAVLARDAIVYHKYSMTAGSLSPLKLYLVERNHYWAVLKNLPWPLILLLPFHTAQRYLTQARLVLGAKGTGGEFMSSGSKKECILALLRGMRDALLALPALARKRAQVMQHKKLSTREILQLLKRHRLTFHELLDVPQP; encoded by the coding sequence GTGCGCGTATCCGTCATCATCGTCAACTGGAACGGCCTCGGCCATTTGCCGGAATGCCTGGAAAGCCTGCAAGAGCAGACCTTCCACGACTTCGAGGTGATCGTCGTGGACAACGGCTCCAGCGACGGCTCCGTTGCCTACCTCAAGCAGCGCCCGGAGGTCAGGCTGGTCCCGCTCCAGGAGAACGCAGGCTTCGCCGCGGGCAACAACGCCGCCCTCCCCTACGCGCAAGGCGAGTACCTGGTCACCCTGAACAACGACACCAAGGCTGAGCCCGACTGGCTGGAAAAGCTGGTGGCGGTGGCGGATGCACACCCGGAGGCGGGGATGGTCGGATGCCGGATCTTAAGCTACCAGGATCCGGAACGGGTGGACTCCATGGGGATGGCGATCTGCAGGGACGGCATGTCCCGCGGCAACTTCCGGGGAAGGCGCTTTGCCGATCTGAAGGTCGAGGATGAAGCCGAGATCCTGTTCCCCTCCGCCTGCGTCGCCCTGTACCGGCGCTCCATGGTCGACCAGATCGGCTTCTTCGACGGCGACTTCTTCGCGTACTGCGAGGACAGCGATTTGGGACTGCGGGGGCGGCTCGCCGGATGGCGGGCAGTACTCGCCCGCGACGCGATCGTGTACCACAAGTATTCCATGACCGCGGGATCGCTCTCTCCTTTGAAGCTCTACCTGGTCGAGCGCAACCATTACTGGGCCGTACTAAAGAACCTTCCCTGGCCGCTGATCCTGCTGCTCCCATTTCACACCGCGCAGCGCTACCTGACGCAGGCGCGTCTCGTGCTCGGGGCCAAAGGAACCGGAGGGGAATTCATGTCCAGCGGCAGCAAGAAAGAGTGCATTCTCGCGCTGCTGCGGGGGATGCGCGACGCCCTTCTTGCCCTCCCCGCCCTCGCCAGGAAACGCGCCCAAGTGATGCAGCACAAGAAGCTGTCCACCCGGGAGATACTGCAACTGCTCAAGCGCCACCGCCTGACCTTCCACGAACTGCTCGACGTGCCGCAACCTTGA
- a CDS encoding ABC transporter permease: MQVFKMFLNFLGELLKNRHIICELTLADFKKKYLGSYLGILWAFVHPAVYIAVVWFVFQIGFNSQPMANVPFVLWMLTAIIPWFFFSECLQSATTSILENSFLLKKMVFSIGILPLIKIFSALIIHFFFITVIFIMFMVYGYPPSLYNIQVFYYLFCTIMLLLGLSWLTSSLTLFLRDTGQIVTMILQLAFWMTPIFWSTAKLSPKTLNFIKLNPLYYIVEGYRESFIYKTWFWEKHYMLTLYFWCFTLFFFFMGALVFRRLRPHFADVA; the protein is encoded by the coding sequence ATGCAAGTCTTCAAGATGTTTCTGAATTTCCTTGGGGAGCTGCTTAAGAACCGGCATATAATTTGTGAGCTGACACTGGCCGACTTTAAAAAGAAGTACCTTGGCTCCTATCTTGGAATTCTCTGGGCATTCGTTCACCCGGCGGTTTACATCGCGGTAGTTTGGTTCGTCTTCCAAATCGGGTTCAATTCCCAACCCATGGCTAACGTTCCTTTTGTGCTGTGGATGCTCACCGCTATAATCCCCTGGTTCTTCTTCTCTGAATGTTTACAAAGCGCGACAACAAGTATTTTGGAGAACTCGTTTCTTCTTAAGAAGATGGTTTTCAGCATTGGAATTCTGCCGTTGATAAAGATATTTTCCGCGCTTATAATTCATTTCTTCTTCATAACAGTAATTTTCATCATGTTCATGGTATATGGATACCCTCCATCTCTGTACAACATCCAGGTATTTTACTATCTCTTCTGCACCATCATGTTGCTACTCGGCCTATCCTGGCTGACTTCTTCCCTCACGCTGTTTCTACGGGACACGGGGCAAATTGTGACCATGATCCTGCAGCTTGCGTTCTGGATGACTCCCATATTCTGGTCCACCGCCAAACTCTCGCCCAAAACCCTTAATTTCATCAAGCTCAATCCTTTGTATTATATCGTCGAAGGGTACCGGGAAAGCTTCATCTACAAAACCTGGTTCTGGGAAAAACATTACATGCTCACCCTCTACTTCTGGTGCTTCACCCTGTTCTTTTTTTTCATGGGGGCCCTGGTGTTCAGGCGACTGCGACCGCATTTCGCTGACGTAGCATAG
- the cysC gene encoding adenylyl-sulfate kinase: MRSQNVTWEHRKLCKEDHRKRNGHTSMVLWLTGLSGSGKSTLAHQVEEMLHSKGWYTYILDGDNIRHGLNGDLGFSERDRSENIRRIGEVAKLFVDAGVVVLAAFISPFRQDRERVRSLFEPGEFIEIHVCCDLEVCEKRDPKGLYRKARAGQLPEFTGIDSPYEEPVNPELTIDTGALSIEESVQIIVDYVSRHKAESGAWTAPASINGAPL; the protein is encoded by the coding sequence ATGCGCAGTCAAAACGTTACGTGGGAGCACCGTAAGCTCTGCAAGGAAGACCACCGGAAACGAAACGGACACACTTCGATGGTCCTTTGGCTTACCGGCTTGTCAGGTTCTGGCAAATCCACACTTGCTCACCAGGTTGAAGAGATGCTGCACAGCAAGGGATGGTACACCTACATCCTGGACGGAGACAATATACGACACGGTCTGAACGGCGACCTCGGTTTTTCTGAGAGAGACCGCAGTGAGAACATCAGGCGCATCGGCGAGGTGGCCAAATTGTTCGTCGACGCCGGAGTGGTGGTCCTGGCCGCCTTTATATCCCCCTTCCGACAGGACCGGGAACGGGTCAGGTCTTTGTTCGAACCGGGTGAGTTTATCGAGATCCACGTCTGCTGCGACCTGGAGGTCTGCGAAAAGCGTGATCCAAAGGGGCTGTACCGCAAGGCACGCGCCGGCCAACTTCCCGAATTCACCGGCATAGACAGTCCCTACGAGGAGCCAGTCAATCCCGAGCTTACCATCGATACCGGCGCGCTGAGTATCGAAGAGTCCGTCCAGATTATCGTGGACTACGTAAGCAGACATAAAGCCGAGTCAGGCGCGTGGACGGCACCGGCATCGATCAACGGGGCACCGTTATGA
- the cysD gene encoding sulfate adenylyltransferase subunit CysD, protein MSHLQELEDKSVYILREAYKSFDNLCMLWSIGKDSTVLLWLMRKAFFGHTPIPLVHIDTSYKIPEMIAYRDKLATDWGLTMVVGQNEEALVAGMAPSAGRMTCCTALKTKGLQKVLEEKKYNGVIVGVRSDEEGTRAKERYFSARDKNNDWDFRDQPPELWDQFKTSFEPGTHVRIHPLLDWTEINIWEYIKKEGIPVIPLYFDNGSGKRYRSLGCAPCTMQIDSTAKNVDEIIAELRVTKVAERSGRAQDADRGMEKLRKDGYM, encoded by the coding sequence ATGAGCCATCTGCAAGAACTGGAAGACAAATCCGTCTACATACTGCGCGAAGCATACAAGAGCTTCGACAACCTGTGCATGCTGTGGTCCATCGGGAAGGATTCGACGGTGCTGCTGTGGTTGATGCGTAAGGCCTTCTTCGGCCACACCCCAATCCCGCTGGTTCATATTGACACGTCATACAAAATCCCCGAGATGATAGCTTATCGTGACAAGCTCGCTACCGATTGGGGACTTACCATGGTGGTGGGGCAGAACGAAGAGGCACTGGTTGCAGGGATGGCCCCCTCAGCAGGCAGGATGACGTGCTGCACCGCACTGAAGACCAAAGGTCTGCAAAAAGTGCTCGAAGAGAAGAAGTATAACGGGGTCATCGTCGGAGTGCGCTCAGATGAAGAGGGGACCAGAGCGAAGGAGCGCTACTTTTCGGCCCGCGACAAGAACAACGATTGGGATTTCCGTGACCAGCCTCCGGAACTTTGGGATCAGTTCAAGACCTCCTTCGAACCGGGAACCCATGTCCGCATCCACCCGCTTCTGGACTGGACCGAGATCAATATCTGGGAATACATAAAAAAAGAGGGCATTCCCGTTATCCCCCTTTACTTCGACAACGGAAGCGGCAAACGATACCGTAGCCTGGGTTGCGCGCCCTGCACGATGCAGATCGATTCTACGGCCAAAAACGTGGACGAGATAATCGCCGAGTTGAGAGTGACCAAGGTCGCGGAACGTTCCGGACGGGCCCAAGACGCTGACCGCGGCATGGAAAAACTCCGGAAAGACGGGTACATGTGA
- a CDS encoding GTP-binding protein, whose amino-acid sequence MATTMSAPERENFQIVFVGHVDHGKSTLLGRLYADTDSLPVGHLDKVRDICAKQGKVFEYAFLFDAFLEEQEQGITIDTARTFFNWENRQYTIIDAPGHKEFLKNMISGAARAEAAVLLIDAAEGVQEQSRRHGYMLSLLGIRQVVVVVNKMDLVGYNEAAFAAVEAEYRQFLRGLHLEPQRFIPASARNGDNVAQKSAHMPWYRGATLLESLNHFVKPPQGADLPLRFPIQDVYKFDFRRILAGRVEAGELRVGDTLVFSPSNKTAVVKSIEAFNVPIPPQSVSAGRSSGFTLDEQIFVERGEIASLRECPPEVSDRFRANIFWMGKTPLQKKKKYLLRLATKEVVMELEEIIETIDASSLSPLTSKELIEKDDVAEVIIKTKTPVAFDRYSDCTPTGRFVIIAGYDICGGGIVMEPLKDEQEPFRREARQRDFEWRRGEIQEAERAQRNGHHAGIILFTGERGSGKARLARHLERRLFDGGRQAYLLDGKNLQVGLGRDLSLEDKAELVRRFGEVAQLLLRAGLIVVSTTNTFALADHQTIRTLVHPHPVITVHMSFEPGLLPDDTDLSFLEAEDLKDAAKKIMRKMEDVGILL is encoded by the coding sequence ATGGCGACGACGATGTCAGCGCCCGAAAGGGAAAATTTCCAGATCGTGTTCGTAGGCCATGTCGACCACGGCAAGTCCACGCTGCTCGGACGACTCTATGCCGATACCGATTCCCTCCCTGTCGGCCACCTTGACAAGGTAAGGGATATCTGCGCCAAGCAGGGCAAAGTTTTCGAGTATGCTTTCCTCTTTGACGCCTTCCTGGAAGAGCAGGAACAAGGGATAACCATCGACACTGCCCGGACCTTTTTCAACTGGGAGAACAGGCAGTACACCATCATAGATGCTCCAGGGCACAAAGAGTTTCTGAAGAACATGATCTCAGGGGCAGCCCGCGCCGAGGCGGCTGTCCTCCTTATTGATGCGGCCGAGGGGGTCCAGGAGCAGTCCAGAAGGCACGGGTACATGCTGAGCCTGCTGGGCATCCGGCAAGTGGTGGTCGTGGTCAACAAGATGGACCTCGTAGGTTACAACGAGGCAGCCTTTGCTGCGGTTGAAGCTGAGTACCGGCAGTTTCTGCGGGGGCTGCACCTGGAGCCGCAGCGGTTCATTCCCGCCAGCGCGCGAAACGGAGACAACGTCGCGCAGAAAAGCGCACATATGCCGTGGTACCGGGGAGCGACGCTGCTAGAGAGCCTGAACCACTTTGTCAAACCGCCACAGGGGGCGGATCTGCCACTTCGTTTTCCCATCCAGGATGTTTACAAGTTCGACTTCCGCCGCATCCTCGCTGGACGCGTCGAAGCAGGGGAACTGAGGGTCGGCGACACCCTTGTCTTCTCTCCGTCCAACAAAACGGCCGTCGTCAAGAGCATCGAGGCGTTCAACGTACCTATTCCTCCGCAGTCCGTATCGGCCGGACGCTCGTCCGGGTTCACCCTGGATGAGCAGATATTCGTGGAACGAGGCGAGATCGCCTCGCTGAGGGAGTGCCCCCCGGAGGTTTCCGACCGGTTCAGGGCCAACATCTTCTGGATGGGGAAAACCCCTCTCCAAAAGAAGAAGAAGTATCTGCTGCGGCTTGCCACCAAAGAAGTCGTCATGGAATTGGAAGAAATCATCGAGACCATAGATGCGTCGAGTCTCAGCCCGCTTACATCAAAAGAGCTGATAGAGAAGGATGACGTAGCAGAGGTCATCATAAAAACGAAGACCCCCGTTGCGTTCGATCGTTACTCCGACTGCACCCCAACCGGACGCTTCGTCATCATCGCCGGATATGACATCTGCGGCGGCGGCATCGTGATGGAGCCTCTCAAAGACGAGCAGGAACCGTTCCGCCGCGAGGCAAGGCAGCGCGATTTTGAATGGCGTCGCGGAGAGATACAGGAGGCCGAACGCGCACAACGGAACGGTCACCACGCCGGGATCATTCTCTTCACAGGGGAGAGAGGCTCCGGCAAGGCGCGCCTGGCCCGCCATCTGGAGCGGCGACTCTTCGACGGCGGCAGACAGGCTTACCTTCTAGACGGAAAGAACCTCCAGGTAGGCCTTGGCAGGGACCTATCCCTGGAAGACAAAGCCGAGTTGGTGCGCCGGTTCGGTGAGGTCGCCCAGTTGCTGTTGAGAGCCGGACTGATCGTGGTTTCCACGACCAACACCTTTGCGCTGGCGGACCACCAGACCATTCGCACCCTGGTCCATCCTCATCCCGTCATTACCGTCCATATGTCATTTGAGCCAGGACTATTGCCGGATGACACAGACCTATCCTTTTTAGAAGCGGAAGATCTTAAGGACGCCGCCAAGAAAATTATGAGGAAGATGGAGGACGTCGGTATACTTTTATAA